The Cicer arietinum cultivar CDC Frontier isolate Library 1 chromosome 1, Cicar.CDCFrontier_v2.0, whole genome shotgun sequence genome contains the following window.
gtttttcttcttgttcttgttcttgtgcATAACAACAATGGAATCATCGAATGAGAGCTCAAGAAGGAACACTCTGGTTGTGAGGAAACCGTGCTTTGGTCTCCCAACTGGTTGTCCTCAATCTTTGTCTGCTTACATCTATCTCAAACTCTCTCAACTTCCCTTTCACTTGGATTACCACCTTAACTACCCTGATTCTGGTAATACCCAAATCTTCATCCTTTCTATGCTAtaaacaaaacattaatttattctATACAATAGCTCCTTTAATTGTTTagtttattagtattattttttattttattttaaagttttggtCTTTTAACCATTTGATTGTGTTTCAGTATCCTGGGTCATCTTACATTCATGCccgttttattttattttatttttatttcaaagttttgGCCTTGTAATCATTTGATTGTGTTTGAGCCTTCTGGGTCATTTGAAATTCATGcccttttgatgaatttttcttctttttgtgcAAGTGGGTATTTgagttgattttatatttttattgattgatttgatatttttttttattggttttgcTTTATGGTGCTTAGATAAAATTCCTTACTTTGAGGCTGGTGATTGTGTGACATATAATAATGAGAAGGATGGGATCATTGAGGGCTTGAAAAAGGAAGTAGGTGATTTAGATGTTGGGGTATCTTCACTCCCTGAATGGATACCAACCAAGGTTATGCTCACCACTTGGCTTGCTGATGCACTTGAGTATGAACTTTGGGTTGGATGTGACACTACATCTGCTTATATCATCTATTATTCTGATCTTCCATGGCCTATTGGAAAGGTCCTGTTTTTGAAAAAAGCTCACTGGGTGAAGCAGAAACATGAGATAAGTAAAGACAATGCTGAAGTAAAGGAAGAAGAGGTTTGTTTCTCTTCATACatgctttaataaaatttagcACTACGGAAAGTTCTTTCAATTTATTAGATTTGGATTAATAATAGTTTAGACTACTTCgttgtatttttataatttagcGACCAAGGGCCTGTTAGAATTGACTTATCTAAGCTTATCTAGTGGCATAAACACTTGTGAGACTGTTTGGGAACACATATGGAAACAACTTATTACATGTTCATAAGCTGTTTTCAGCTAATTTTCATAAACATTCAGGATAgattatgaaaacaacttatagtttatataaaaactgattgactttattttacattgtgttataaaaatagcttatacataagTATAAGCCCTTATGCTATTAGCTGTTAAATATGTTGTTCATCTAAACAGGGCACAAATAGGAAAGAACGTGATAGGTTAGGGACTAAATTGAAGGTTTACTCTGTTTATTAAGTTTATATGCTATGTAtgcttttgttttatctttgaATTCTTACATTTTGGTCACTAATTTCatcatgttttttctttttcttctggaTGATAGTTTCAAATCTTTTTTGtgttttctctttggttttGGTATTCATACATTGCTTATGTTGATCAACAGATTTATGGAAGAGCAAACTCTGCATATGATGCTTTGTCAACTATGATAGGGGAAGAAAACTACGTCTTTGAAAACAGGTGAATCTGTTAGCTTCTGTTCATCTTATGTTTGAAacattttggtttatttttcattattagagaaattttttattttggccTCCTTGTCATTGCgtgctttattttatttaagcaGGCCATCAAGCTTGGATGCTATTTTTCTTGCACACGCATTAGTAGTTCTTCAAGCTTTGCCGGTGAGTTATGTTACACTTATACTGTACTTATGATATTTGTTTTAAGTTAACTATGGATGCTCTAGTGACTAATGGCCAATAGGCCCCATGGGTTAATAGTGGTTgctaattgataaatattggaCAACGAATCTGTGTTGAGGTACAAGAGTCAAAAGGAAACATGGTTTCTATGGTCGAAAGTCATTTTGCATCAATGATAGTGATGCTGAAAAGATTCATAACATACTTTGCAAAATATGGTCATCAACAATCAATGGAATGCTAATAGAGAAAATGATGTGTAAGAACTTTTTTAAATGATCTATGAAAGGATAAAAAATGGAGTACATTCTTCCTTTCACAGATCCCATAAATAACATGCTTAGAATATGTGACACAATTGTTTTTACTCTTCATTTGGTGTATGAAATGTGGGACTCCATGACAAAAAATATGAGGGAAAACCATATATAAGTATTATCTAAAGGAAGCAAATAAGGCATTCGATTACTGTGGTATTGTTCATAACTTACTCAAATTAGGAGTAATACTTACAATTGCTTGACCAATTCATTGATTCcaagatttttttcttcatattagCTTCTGTCTTTGTATTTATATGATAATACTTCAGAGTTTAACTGCACCTTTTTTCATGTTTATTATACTAAATAATGGCTTAAACAAACTTCTAATAGGTTCCTCTTCATGAAGgcaatgaattttttaaagagTTGAGTCAATGTAAACAGATATTTCCCAAATGTTGATGAGAAAAAAATGTAGAGTTCTCTAATTTCACATCATGTTTTTGCTTCTTTTGATTCAATTAAAGATAGATTGACTTTAGATCCAAAATCTTGGCGTGTGATGTATGGATCTTCTACCTCTTTACTTAAAAAACTTGTTTTAAAACTTCTTGTGCAACATTGTTTGTCCTCATGCTATGAGCGGAATTAGAGTACGTGTATGTGTACTGTTATTTCATTCTTTGAGGAGTAACAAAATGGACTCAAAAAGGGAAGCTTCCAACTTGGTTCATCAAGAGCCAGCTCTGCTCATTCAGATGTAGATCCATCAAGTCGATTCAATGATGTGCATCTCCACAAATGTTCCACAATCTTGTCTCTCCTCTACTATATCCTTCATCTTTCATTGACAAAAGTCAAAGATCAGTGTGCCAATGAAAGTTATCTGCCCTTTTCGTTTTTATTCGATGAATGAATAAAGCAGCACGTAGTCCAACTCCTCTCACAATATGTAGAAGAACAAGATTGAACAAGAAGTTTTGAATCCAATTTTTGGAGTGAAGGGGTAGAAGATCCTTGCATCAGCCACCCTGATTAAGGATCTAAAGTCCATCAACCTTCAATTGAATCAAAAGAAGCAAATGACCAGCACATGATGAGAAAATGAAGAACTTTACACAAATTTTCTCTCTCTGAGAAAATATATCTCCTTAGACATTATTTCTTCTTTATTAACCCTTAATCATCTGGATGAGCAGAGATCCTCTTTGGAAcagtgaaataatataattttaatccaaagaTAAAAATTACTAATGACTGTATTTTGAAAAGCATATTTCAGCCACTTTAGTCTTTttatcatcattatcattaatgCTAAATTTCGACATAGGAAGAACAATTGATTAATCATTCTGAAGGAATGAAAGTTATGCTTAAAAGTTTTatcaaaaacagaaaaaaacTAATGCTGAAAATCACTTAAAGATTGAGTGATAAACTGTCAGTCTGTCTGCCGACATCAATTTCACCATTCCTTGCTTGATgttgtaaattataatttcatgTTAGACATTTATTTTACGTTAAAAGAAGAATTATAGACAAGGGGCATTCCTCTcggaatttttattattattttgaatttttgaagaAAAGTTTTAAATATAGTTCCTACATTTGTGTACCATCAGGAATCATCAATTTTGCGGACCAATTTTTCGAAACATGCCAATTTAGTGAGATACGTGCAACAACGAAAGGTAGAACTTATAGGAGCTGCCGGCACATCTCCTAATGATCCATATTTTGGTACTGCTGCATCATCGTCGACTTCTGGAGGCCGTTCAACTTCAAGTAAGATATTGTTTTGAAGTTTGTGAATACCTACTTTGCTAATCGCTccgttttatttgatttgattaccACAACAGAAGTAACCAAtgcatctttctttttttccttttagatAAATACCACTAGAAATAATGTTTTTTCTTCGTTTGAATTGCTTAGTTATTATGGTGATTATGAAGCATATAAGAGTTTATCGATAAGTTATTCTAGAGAGTCTTTTTGCAATATTagttgaaaacaatttatgaatGTGTCATacgataattttaaaaatctagTCAAATACTAATGGAAGTGTTTATATGATGAAATAAGTCCAAATAAACTCTAATCACCTTATTTGTTGATTAATGCCTTTCTTTGATGAGTTTTGTGCTTTCACTTCAAGGTGTCGATAATGCCTTAAAGTTGTATTATCTTGGACAACCTTCTTGAGTATTTATACAAAAACCAATTGTATACTGTTAGAATGTACTAATTATATGATAAATgtgttattttctatttttttgttgaCAGTTTAATTTACTATTCCAAGATCTtacattttgatatttttaatttgtcattttttttctttctattaggTTCAAAGTTCAAGAGCAAACACAAAAAGGAGCAAACAAAGGAGGAGAAGACCTATAGAAGAAGGGCCAAATATTTTGTGGTAGCACAGGTAGTTGCAGTTGTTCTTTTTCTCAGTATCATGTCTGGATTCAGCGGTGATGGTGAACTGGAGTTAGATGATGGTGATTTAGACTATGGTTATGATGAATGACAACGATGGTCCTCAATGCATTACTTTGATGACACATCCTTTTCTGTTGTATCATGCAAATTTAGATATAAGAAAAATTACCATTCATATCAAATTTTGCTATAGCTGGATAAGAAATTTAATTAGTTGATTTCATGAGATTGATCATTGACTCATTCATTGTCTCAAGTTGTACTTGTAGCCATACTTTTTCACTGGAATATGATGCAATTTGCTGAGTGGTGGTAGTAAATGAACCATCACCTGAGAGAACCTATGGAACTGTAAGCTTTGTACATTGTAAAATTTTGGAATGGTTTTTTATTATCTTGTATGAGTCCTTTTATAATGGAGACAAGCTCCCTTAGAATAACCATGTCGATCCAACCTCTCTGTATTGCTTGTTATTATACGTGTGATACATGGGTAAAATCATGTAATATGGATGGTTATAATATAGATTGCTTAAAATTTGATATGACAATTCTTATAATTGAATATTTTCTGCATAGCACGGGTCTAATTCTAGTTAACATTAATTGTATCATAATCATTAGGCTTTGTTATCTTACTCTAATatttttggagaaaaatatttGACCCTCGTACAAATAATGTCTGataatattctttaaatatttacaatattattcATGTTTTGATTTCCACCGATAGACGATGGAAGAAAGTGTCATGTGACATTCAAGGTTGATGGAAGAAAGTGTCATGTGACATTCAAGGTTGACGAGGGCAGAGAATGATCACTGATGCAAATAGATGAGACTAATAAAGAGCAACTAATTGTAGACTTCTACGAAGAATGCTAATTATTAATTTCCTTTTTTCCATTTACTAGGAGCCAAAGTGGCTTCGAAAGATGATTTAGAAGGGGCAAACAAAAAAGTTATTTGAATAATAAAGGGTGCAATGGCCCTAACTATCTACCTTTGTATTGATTAGCTAAATGCATAATTACATAGACAAACACACATAGCTAAACAAGCCTAAACTAATTAACTAAGCTAAGCACACAAAATGTGAGACAACAACTATGTTCTAGTCTTCACACTCTCCCATTGCTTCACAACTTCACTATAAGCCTCAGCAGAATCAAATGAAAACTCTGCTAATGAGCTTATAGCAACAGACATTCCAGCACAAAGCACTTTAATAGCAACTTCAGCAAGTTTTTCAGGAGCCATAGTAACCTCTTCTTCCACTTGACCAACTTCCACCATTTCCATATTATTGCCGCCATTTTGCTTTGATCCATATGAATTTATCTTAGAATCTTGTCTCAATTGATGTGCATAGAGGGACCCCATTCCGGCCGCGAAAAAGTCCATGCCATCAAGCACTGCCTTTTCGTGTATCGCGTCTAGACGCCTTGACCACTGAACAATAAGTCCAAATAACGGGTGAGTGCCACTTGACCTATGAGGAGAGCATGGTGACTTTGATACATCGTCGTCTGGCTCGGATCTCACGCACCGGAGAAGCCATCCGGTTAGTGCGTGAATGTAGGATCTTTGAGAAGTGATCCATGATTCGAAGGTGATTCGCCAGTTTCTTAACTCGGATTCGAGGTTAGAGGCCGACCGGGCAAGCCTAGTTGGATCGGTCATTGACATGGAAGATTGTCTTTTGGAATGTAGTTTAGAAGGTGTGCCTGCTAGAAGAATCTTAGCTTCATCTAAGGTTCTCTTCTGTGTCTGATGACATTCTGCCATCACTTTCCACATCTTTTCAAGCCTGTCATTTGTATAATTGAAGAATCAGAaagcataatattttatgaaaagatAAATAGTCCTATTTTCTTTGAGGAAAATAACTTTGTATAGATTAGGGGCCTTACAAACAATGTTTTAGAAAATGATTATGGTTCAATTGGTTCAACCGGTTGAATCACGGTTGATTCAGATATAGGTAATtgttaaaaaagtaaataagaaaatgcaaaataaaaaaatggctGAATCAACTGCGGTTCAAACCAATTCAATCAGACAACGATACGACCATAATCAAATCAACTAGCAAACTGGCCGTTCATGGTTCGGTCCAGTTTTAAAAAACATTGCTTACACACTAACAAGTAtatgtttgaagtttgaaaataCTTCATATTTTGACAGAAAAAGGTTTAACTCATCtgaaaaagaatgatgaatgATGACTTTTATACATACCCTTGTACCAATTCAAGAAGTTGGGGATGCAACTCTTCGTCCCTTAGAGTTTCGATTCTCCTGGAAATAGCTTCAACTGAGTGTATTGAAACTGTTATCTGAGTATCTAAATCTCTAATGGCTGCTCTTGTTTTATCTGCAGAAGGGTCCTCTCCTTTTACTTCATGGTTGCTTAGTTGCTTGCATTTTTTCTCATATGCAATTCGGACTCGTTCTCCCGACTGTTGAAGaagatattgaaaataaaattgcatGTGATCATAAGCATATTgaacttcaaaaataataaataatctaaaaatttaaagaaatggCAGACTGAAGTTAATCTATGGTGATCtttttctctgtttcagtttcACATCATGTTGAAGCTGAACTTGCTTATGATTTATAGTAAAACCATATGCAGTGTATTAGCAATTATCTTCTTCTATAGcaccaacactttatattgaaAATGTGTCAGACATGCCTCAGTGTTCAACCTTGACACTTGTGAGTTGTGTTAACATACAATTACTTCTATTTTCTCAAATAGTACTAGACTACTAGTGTCAGAGTGTCTATGTGTTAGTGTCAGTGTTATGTCAGGTGTTTGTGTCTGTGTCAATGTTTCATAGATTCTCATTAGGAATCTTTAACTTCCTCATGAATAAAAGTTCACTAATTCATTAACATACCTTAACTTCCTCATAGAGCTTCTTCTCCCATGCATTCAATTTGTCCAATGTAGATTGGTGACTGCCAGAAAGCCTACAATGTTCCTCAGAGATATCCTTACTTTCCTCATACCTTTCCCCCCTAGTGCTTGAAGAATTCGTTAAAAATCTCGATGAAGAAGAGCGTGAAGAAGCTGACCGGAACATTGCCACCGGCTTCAGTAGTTTTGATGCTGCAAATGAAATACAATTCAAATTCATATTCTTGAAAAATTCATAACAAGAAAGACAATTGCTAGATACagaacaaacatattttttgtttagtATCTATAAATAAGAATTTTAGATTGGACTTGGACATGAAAATAAACTTGCagcaaaatgaaaataatagtaataataatattgtttgtTTTAATCAAACCTGAATGTTCATTAGATGTTAATAAATACTGAGCTTTCTTGGCCTCTAAGATTACTGAGACATCATTGGCTGCATTGCACACAATTTCAAATTGAGCTTCAAGATCATTGATCACTTCTGCCATGCTCGTTGGCCTTCGGTTTACATACACGGTAAAACCGGGCGTTTCTTCCTTAGCTTCTTGTTTACCAATTGCCATTTCTCTATGGCTTGATTCAATATGACCTGCAGCTTGAGATTTTGATACTTCAAAACTAGCACTGCCATGCACTTGCTGTGAATCTTTGGCATCGTGCTCGACTTCGGTTTCTGTTTCATCATCTgttccatcttcttcttcttcctcgtCCTCCTCATCTTCCTCTtcatcatcatcgtcatcatcaTCGACATCTTCAACAATGACTTCTTCATTGGAGGAATTTACAACATTTCTGGTTCTTTCTTCTGCTACATTTCTCTTCCCAACATAATCTTCTTGTTCAGTTTCATCTTCTTCGAGGTCCGGTATTCCTTCTTCTTCTCGAACTTGTCTAAGTCCTTTGTATTCATCATCGATACCGGTTTGATCAAGGCTAGTTCGGCTCGGATAACCATAGTAATCCAACGACGAAAAGGGGTTCCAAAAGGAATCCCATTGAGTATTTTGAGGTGATGGTGGAGGGATACTAGGCCTATTAATAGGAGGAGAATAAGGAAAAATTGAAGGATTCATAGGTGGTGATTGCATACCAAAATAACCATCAATGCCATAATGCGGCATTGATGAATACGTTTCGAATCTCTCGATTCGAACAGTTTCTGGAGATGGAGGCCTTTCCTCAACAGAAATAACTGGATTACCACCAGGTCTAAGATAATTCATTTTCAAAGTAGAATTTGGTCCAACTCCAAACTCAATTGTTGTCTGTGCAAAAGATTTCGCTGATATCGGAACAAAACCATTGCCATTGCCAATGCCAATGCCATTGCCGATTTTCTTCTTCACGGGTGTAAAAGGCGGTGTAACGACCGAGTCTAATGAGAACTCCCGAGGCTCGTCTCCTTCAATATAATCACGAAGAGCTGTGGAAACTCTTTTCATTGATTCAATGTAGGCTATATGACCGGTTGCAAATCGAGTTCTTTGCTCAACAGCTTGTTTGATGAACTTCTTTCTGTCTTTACAAAGCTGAACTGACTCTTCATCATCCAACTTTGATTGTGAACATCCCATCTCTTACTCACACCTCtatgaataataattatatcCTAAGTTTGCattgaaattgaaatcaaaGGAGAATAATCCTTCTTTGTATTTCACCAGATTCATAAAGAAATCACAAATCTGACACAAAATAAACAAGATCAGTATATAATAAGAAACTCATATCAAACATGACTAtgtaaacaacaaaaatcaatcatacacttgaaataaaataaaataagaaatgcatatttatatcaaattaaCATGAATAAACTACCAACAAAAATTGAACATTCAATATCATACTTGAAAGAAATGAGCCTAGAAATGTTAATGAAGTTAGATACTTTTCTTTATCTACAAGACAGAATAAGGGTAATGAAAAATTTAGGCATACTTAACAGAAGCAAGTAACTGagatttatccaaaaaaaaattgctCTATGATTTCCAGAAAAAACCAAACTATGCTGCTCTACAAAATCCAGATTACATTAAGAAAGCACAAAACTTTTCATCTGGGAATTTTCTTTTtgccaaaaaaattataataaaaagaaaaataaaccaGCTTAATCTTCAAGTAAACCCATTTTTAAAGtgaataaaaagtataataataaaaaggaaaaattaaattagctcAACTAGCATAAGAAAATCAGTTACATAAAGAAGAAATATAGAAATGTTAAGAGTCAGTCACACACATTGCATGaatatgttaaataaataaataaaatatttgagcaaaaaaaagtttcataaatttttttagaacaaaaaatgaagacaagagaaaagataaaaaaaatttattaaaaaaatcatgggGTGAatgatgattaaaaaaaaaaacataaatgagCTTATAAGCATAAAAAAAAGTAcacattttaagaaaaaaaacaaaaaaaaatttaatctcaacaaattttattttattttttcttaaatgaaGATGTTGAAGTTAAGTTTGATTAAGAAGAAGCATGAAGAAACATACCTAAGAATGGTGTTGAGGAACAGGaataagactttttttttttttttgtgtaaatAGAGAACAAGAACAAAACATTGCTTTTGATCAATGACAGTGTAGAAGGAAtcagtgagagagagagagagagtgtgaATAGAGAAAGAAGTTAACAAAAAAAGCAACGGTCAAAACACAATGAAGaaataaacaatataaaaaaaattaaaagaaaaaaaaaaacacagagAAAAAAGAGAGACAAAATTAAAAGCTTGGTTTTAAGGTTGGGTATAGCTAataaaggaagaagaagaaggagagAATATGACAACTTCAGTATGATAGCCCTTCATGTTGGGTTGAATTTCGATTTTGCCACTATTGCCTCTTTTTTGATCtattatgttttttgttgtttagttgggaaattttttatgaaaatgactggtcaatatatgttattaatggGCCCAACTATATGATATGGTAAATGATGGTAACACAACTGTGAAAATTTTGATTGTGTTTGGAACTTGGGATTGTTAAGGTTCTGTTTAGATTTGAGTTTGTAAATCAACCTTATAAATAACCACAATTTTCATattagtctttttatttttctttattcatttaAAACTCAAGGTGTATTCACTCTATAGATATACACCAAACATTTTTCTTTGTAAATTTAGGTTTGAAATAATgtcattttgtttaattttctaTTAATGATAATGAGAAATAATTagactaataaaacaaaagaaaaacattcACCAATAGAGACGATTATCATTTCTCGAGAGAATGTAGAGATgaaacatattaattaaatatattgtttttattgtcACTTTTCTCTCAacttttatttcattatatatatatagagctAGTTGATTAAGGATATCGTTATATATTGTGATTATATCAATATCACTATTAATCTAAAGATTGAAATGCTTGTTTTCAAGTTGACAAAACTTCTAGAATATGTTTTAATAAAGCATCAAGTGCTACCTTTAGTCGCATATTCAATCAATATTGTATTGCAAAATCAAAAAGACTGGGAAGCCAATGACAAGGAAAAcactaaatttatttgacatatgACACaaatacttattttgttttttcttcttaattatcTTTGGCCTCCTCAATTCTTTGGCCTCCTCAATTCTTTGGCCTCCTCAATTtagaaacatattttaaatatttaaatggaTCTCATATGTTcacatcatttatttataatttcttaacaatattattaaatgaCCACTAAATCTCTCCGATCAAACACACAACTTTTTTTCTCACTAAATAGGTCTCTCTCCTTCATGTATCAATAAGTTTATATCTTtccattttaatattaaaaaggtTTAGGTCTTGCtaagaaagaaaatatttagtAAATCATCACTTACTACTTTACTCATAATCTTTAGGTTGATTGGTTAGCCAACTACAATTTTTTAGGTTGATTACTTAATCATGTCCTCTTGATGATTTGAGACTTCttgttattgtttttcttttctttgagcTTTAGGGTCCTCTaatgtaccaaaaaaaaaaaccaagaatccaaataaaacaataactactatattaaataaagttgaaataattatagaaattaaataagaaaactGTCTCCAATCCTATAGCCAAATatgtaaattatatatatatatatatttttttttttttcatttttcgtCTCTAATTTAGGTAGGTAATTCTATTGATGAACAagtatacaataaaaaaatgggaaaacaaaaaatgaaggaaaaaacGTTACCCCTAAATCTGGTGCTAGCTAGATGAAGGTGGCCAAAAGCATGTGGGATGAATAAAACAACCACAAACGATAAAAAGACATTTGCACCCCCACCTCACACATTTCAAGGTGAAACTGAAAAGTACACAATTTTCACTCACGAGTCAAACGGTTTTTGAAGTTTTGTGACCGGATATTATGGGTTATTGTTAAGGGGGACCACCCACAATTTTGCCTTCACACTCTTTTTATTTGTACTTTTTGTATTGCATTATTTTCTGTCATTTATTTGTCAAAtataagaaatttaaatttaatttgctgacttatttttgtttataaactATCAAAATCTGTCATGTTATTGACATTTTACAAGTTTctggtttaaattttaaataaataatcttatttaatgttataatgataattatttattttctttttttatatttattaataaaaaatatttttcttgagtTTTTGCATATGGCACTGGAAAATATCTATCTTgctgttttttaatatttataagtgttatatattttttttttgtatttttatattttaatgacaaatatttgctATGTAATCTTGTATATTTGTCTCGTATTTGTATATTTgctatgacaaatatttgtcttgtattttttatacatgatttataaatatttatcttatatttttttataatatttatcaatgacaaataattgtgatgtatttttttatatgtatcaataataaatatttatcccataatttttttatatttgtcactaataaatatattttctgtGTTTTTTAATGCACccgttataaatatttatctcgtgttattttaatatttgtcacctatttttttatgtatcagtgacaaatatttattctataatttttttatatttatttatcactgaaaaatatttatctcatatttttttatacaataaatacttatcatatattttttaaaaatttattaatgataaatatttgatgTAGATAttgtttttacaaatatatcctgcagttttttaaaaataaaatagtaacctttcaattcttaatttacttttaaaaaccACTTCATGATTAAAAATCAAGAGAGTAATAAGGTAGTatacttattattttatctcttaTTTTCTTACTATGATTAAAAATCAAGAGAGTAATGTTGACTGTGCGATagtgatatattttcttttaatgaaATTGATAGACAAGTTGTTGGTTTTGCTTGTAATTTAAAGTGTGTGTAGATGGATATTTTGGTACTTTCATGATTCCAAGTGTTTGGCTTTAATGTCTAAAGTGCGAGGAAAGGAAAATGAACAAAGAATTTAGAAAAAGCAAAGCGAAAAAAGTATGTAATTTGGAAAAAAGAATCTAAAGATAGAAGAGAAGTGTGGGATATTGATGGATGGTAATTTGTCACCATAAAtttagaggaagaaaatgaatgCTCTTATACCAACATATTTTACCATTATTATTTCTTATTGCACCCCTTTGAGATTAAAGTTTCAgttttattgttaatttcatattttagaaATTCTATCCGTCCATTACATCATATTGAATTGctgtttattttaaatcaaatcatTGAGGTGAAAAGATTAATGATTAAAGACGAATAAATTTTAGATCAAAATGGcctatttaatattattattatcaaaatattatttaataaaacaaattattgtaTGAAATTAAGTGGAAAAAAAATGTTAGTTTTTGTCTTACTCAAAAAATGGTAATAAGgtagtata
Protein-coding sequences here:
- the LOC101503248 gene encoding uncharacterized protein, which gives rise to MGCSQSKLDDEESVQLCKDRKKFIKQAVEQRTRFATGHIAYIESMKRVSTALRDYIEGDEPREFSLDSVVTPPFTPVKKKIGNGIGIGNGNGFVPISAKSFAQTTIEFGVGPNSTLKMNYLRPGGNPVISVEERPPSPETVRIERFETYSSMPHYGIDGYFGMQSPPMNPSIFPYSPPINRPSIPPPSPQNTQWDSFWNPFSSLDYYGYPSRTSLDQTGIDDEYKGLRQVREEEGIPDLEEDETEQEDYVGKRNVAEERTRNVVNSSNEEVIVEDVDDDDDDDEEEDEEDEEEEEDGTDDETETEVEHDAKDSQQVHGSASFEVSKSQAAGHIESSHREMAIGKQEAKEETPGFTVYVNRRPTSMAEVINDLEAQFEIVCNAANDVSVILEAKKAQYLLTSNEHSASKLLKPVAMFRSASSRSSSSRFLTNSSSTRGERYEESKDISEEHCRLSGSHQSTLDKLNAWEKKLYEEVKSGERVRIAYEKKCKQLSNHEVKGEDPSADKTRAAIRDLDTQITVSIHSVEAISRRIETLRDEELHPQLLELVQGLEKMWKVMAECHQTQKRTLDEAKILLAGTPSKLHSKRQSSMSMTDPTRLARSASNLESELRNWRITFESWITSQRSYIHALTGWLLRCVRSEPDDDVSKSPCSPHRSSGTHPLFGLIVQWSRRLDAIHEKAVLDGMDFFAAGMGSLYAHQLRQDSKINSYGSKQNGGNNMEMVEVGQVEEEVTMAPEKLAEVAIKVLCAGMSVAISSLAEFSFDSAEAYSEVVKQWESVKTRT
- the LOC101502913 gene encoding mitochondrial outer membrane import complex protein METAXIN-like, whose translation is MESSNESSRRNTLVVRKPCFGLPTGCPQSLSAYIYLKLSQLPFHLDYHLNYPDSDKIPYFEAGDCVTYNNEKDGIIEGLKKEVGDLDVGVSSLPEWIPTKVMLTTWLADALEYELWVGCDTTSAYIIYYSDLPWPIGKVLFLKKAHWVKQKHEISKDNAEVKEEEIYGRANSAYDALSTMIGEENYVFENRPSSLDAIFLAHALVVLQALPESSILRTNFSKHANLVRYVQQRKVELIGAAGTSPNDPYFGTAASSSTSGGRSTSSSKFKSKHKKEQTKEEKTYRRRAKYFVVAQVVAVVLFLSIMSGFSGDGELELDDGDLDYGYDE